One region of Gorilla gorilla gorilla isolate KB3781 chromosome 15, NHGRI_mGorGor1-v2.1_pri, whole genome shotgun sequence genomic DNA includes:
- the SALL2 gene encoding sal-like protein 2 isoform X1, whose translation MSRRKQRKPQQLISDCEGPSASENGDASEEDHPQVCAKCCAQFTDPAEFLAHQNACSTDPPVMVIIGGQENPNNSSASSEPRPEGHNNPQVMDTEHSNPPDSGSSVPTDPTWGPERRGEESSGHFLVAATGTAAGGGGGLILASPKLGATPLPPESTPAPPPPPPPPPPPGVGSGHLNIPLILEELRVLQQRQIHQMQMTEQICRQVLLLGSLGQTVGAPASPSELPGTGTASSTKPLLPLFSPIKPVQTSKTLASSSSSSSSSGAETPKQAFFHLYHPLGSQHPFSAGGVGRSHKPTPAPSPALPGSTDQLIASPHLAFPSTTGLLAAQCLGAARGLEATASPGLLKPKNGSGELSYGEVMGPLEKPGGRHKCRFCAKVFGSDSALQIHLRSHTGERPYKCNVCGNRFTTRGNLKVHFHRHREKYPHVQMNPHPVPEHLDYVITSSGLPYGMSVPPEKAEEEAATPGGGVERKPLVASTTALSATESLTLLSTSAGTATAPGLPAFNKFVLMKAVEPKNKADENTPPGSEGSAISGVAESSTATRMQLSKLVTSLPSWALLTNHFKSTGSFPFPYVLEPLGASPSETSKLQQLVEKIDRQGAVAVTSTASGAPTTSAPAPSSSASSGPNQCVICLRVLSCPRALRLHYGQHGGERPFKCKVCGRAFSTRGNLRAHFVGHKASPAARAQNSCPICQKKFTNAVTLQQHVRMHLGGQIPNGGTALPEGGGAAQENGSKQSTVSGAGSFPQQQSQQPSPEEELSEEEEEEDEEEEEDVTDEDSLAGRGSESGGEKAISVRGDSEEASGAEEEVGTVAAAATAGKEMDSNEKATQQSSLPPPPPPDSLDQPQPMEQGSSDVLGGKEEGGKPERSSSPASALTPEGEGTSVTLVEELSLQEAMRKEPGESSSRKACEVCGQAFPSQAALEEHQKTHPKEGPLFTCVFCRQGFLERATLKKHMLLAHHQNQYVAFLSSGLPMKPWNSSSTSTTTPSLAPPVLFGLGTVAGKVPPTMGSREAKEKTAPLLFQPPAPKAVPEKPIIDKK comes from the exons ATGTCTCGGCGAAAGCAGCGGAAACCCCAACAGTTAATCTCGGACTGCGAAGGTCCCAGCGCGTCTGAGAACG GTGATGCTAGCGAGGAGGATCACCCCCAAGTCTGTGCCAAGTGCTGCGCACAATTCACTGACCCAGCTGAATTCCTCGCCCACCAGAACGCATGTTCTACTGACCCTCCTGTAATGGTGATAATTGGGGGCCAGGAGAACCCCAACAACTCTTCGGCCTCCTCTGAACCCCGGCCTGAGGGTCACAATAATCCTCAGGTCATGGACACAGAGCATAGCAACCCCCCAGATTCTGGGTCCTCCGTGCCCACGGATCCCACCTGGGgcccagagaggagaggagaggagtctTCAGGGCATTTCCTGGTCGCTGCCACAGGTACAGCGGCTGGGGGAGGCGGGGGCCTGATCTTGGCCAGTCCCAAGCTGGGAGCAACCCCATTACCTCCAGAATCGACCCCTgcaccccctcctcctccaccaccccctccacccccaggggTAGGCAGTGGCCACTTGAATATCCCCCTGATCTTGGAAGAGCTACGGGTGCTGCAGCAGCGGCAGATCCATCAGATGCAGATGACTGAGCAAATCTGCAGGCAGGTGCTGTTGCTTGGCTCCTTAGGCCAGACGGTTGGTGCCCCTGCCAGTCCCTCAGAGCTACCTGGGACAGGGACTGCCTCTTCCACCAAGCCCCTACTACCCCTCTTCAGCCCCATCAAGCCTGTGCAAACCAGCAAGACACtggcatcttcctcctcctcctcttcctcttcaggGGCAGAAACGCCCAAGCAGGCCTTCTTCCACCTTTACCACCCACTGGGGTCACAGCATCCTTTCTCTGCTGGAGGGGTTGGGCGAAGCCACAAACCCacccctgccccttccccagccttgccAGGCAGCACAGATCAGCTGATTGCCTCGCCTCATCTGGCATTCCCAAGCACCACGGGACTACTGGCAGCACAGTGTCTTGGGGCAGCCCGAGGCCTTGAGGCCACTGCCTCCCCAGGGCTCCTGAAGCCAAAGAATGGAAGTGGTGAGCTGAGCTACGGAGAAGTGATGGGTCCCTTGGAGAAGCCTGGTGGAAGGCACAAATGCCGCTTCTGTGCCAAAGTATTTGGCAGTGACAGTGCCCTGCAGATCCACCTTCGTTCCCACACGGGTGAGAGGCCCTATAAGTGCAATGTCTGTGGAAACCGTTTTACCACCCGTGGCAACCTCAAAGTGCATTTCCATCGGCATCGTGAGAAGTACCCACATGTGCAGATGAACCCACACCCAGTACCAGAGCACCTAGACTATGTCATTACCAGCAGTGGCTTGCCTTATGGTATGTCCGTGCCACCAGAGAAGGCCGAGGAGGAGGCAGCCACTCCAGGTGGAGGGGTTGAGCGCAAGCCTCTGGTGGCCTCCACAACAGCACTCAGTGCCACAGAGAGCCTGACTCTGCTCTCCACCAGTGCAGGCACAGCCACGGCTCCAGGACTCCCTGCTTTCAATAAGTTTGTGCTCATGAAAGCAGTGGAACCCAAGAATAAAGCTGATGAAAACACCCCCCCAGGGAGTGAGGGCTCAGCCATCAGTGGAGTGGCAGAAAGTAGCACGGCAACTCGCATGCAACTAAGTAAGTTGGTGACTTCACTGCCAAGCTGGGCACTGCTTACCAACCACTTCAAGTCCACTGGCAGCTTCCCCTTCCCCTATGTGCTAGAGCCCTTGGGGGCCTCACCCTCTGAGACATCAAAGCTGCAGCAACTGGTAGAAAAGATTGACCGGCAAGGAGCTGTGGCAGTGACCTCAACTGCCTCAGGAGCCCCCACCACCTCTGCCCCTGCACCTTCATCCTCAGCCTCTTCTGGACCTAACCAGTGTGTCATCTGTCTCCGGGTGCTTAGCTGTCCTCGGGCCCTACGCCTTCATTATGGCCAACATGGAGGTGAGAGGCCGTTCAAATGCAAAGTGTGTGGCAGAGCCTTCTCCACCAGGGGTAATCTGCGTGCACATTTCGTGGGTCACAAGGCCAGTCCAGCTGCCCGGGCACAGAATTCCTGCCCCATCTGCCAGAAGAAGTTCACCAATGCTGTCACTCTGCAGCAGCATGTCCGGATGCACCTGGGGGGCCAGATCCCCAATGGTGGTACTGCACTCCCTGAAGGTGGAGGAGCTGCTCAGGAGAATGGCTCCAAGCAATCTACAGTCTCCGGGGCAGGGAGTTTCCCCCAGCAGCAGTCCCAGCAGCCATCACCGGAAGAGGAGTtgtctgaggaggaggaagaggaggatgaggaagaagaggaagatgtgACTGATGAAGATTCCCTGGCAGGGAGAGGCTCAGAGAGTGGAGGTGAGAAGGCAATATCAGTGAGAGGTGATTCAGAAGAGGCATCTGGGgcagaggaggaggtggggacaGTGGCGGCAGCAGCCACAGCTGGGAAGGAGATGGACAGTAATGAGAAAGCTACTCAACAGTCTTCTTtgccaccaccgccaccacctgACAGCCTGGATCAGCCTCAGCCAATGGAGCAGGGAAGCAGTGATGTTTTAGGAGGCAAGGAAGAGGGGGGCAAACCGGAGAGAAGCTCAAGTCCGGCATCAGCACTCACCCCAGAAGGGGAAGGCACCAGCGTGACCTTGGTAGAGGAGCTGAGCCTGCAGGAGGCAATGAGAAAGGAGCCAGGAGAGAGCAGCAGCAGAAAGGCCTGCGAAGTGTGTGGCCAGGCCTTTCCCTCCCAGGCAGCTCTGGAGGAGCATCAGAAGACCCACCCCAAGGAGGGGCCGCTCTTCACTTGTGTTTTCTGCAGGCAGGGCTTTCTTGAGCGGGCTACCCTCAAGAAGCATATGCTACTGGCACACCACCAG AACCAGTATGTGGCATTCCTGTCAAGTGGCCTGCCCATGAAGCCCTGGAATTCCAGCTCCACCTCCACTACCACTCCAAGCCTGGCCCCACCAGTGCTGTTTGGCCTAGGAACTGTGGCTGGGAAGGTGCCTCCAACAATGGGATCCAGGGAAGCCAAGGAGAAGACAGCCCCCCTGCTATTTCAGCCTCCTGCACCCAAGGCAGTGCCTGAGAAGCCCATCATAGACAAGAAGTAG
- the SALL2 gene encoding sal-like protein 2 isoform X2 — MAHESGRSSCLGVPCGEPAELGGDASEEDHPQVCAKCCAQFTDPAEFLAHQNACSTDPPVMVIIGGQENPNNSSASSEPRPEGHNNPQVMDTEHSNPPDSGSSVPTDPTWGPERRGEESSGHFLVAATGTAAGGGGGLILASPKLGATPLPPESTPAPPPPPPPPPPPGVGSGHLNIPLILEELRVLQQRQIHQMQMTEQICRQVLLLGSLGQTVGAPASPSELPGTGTASSTKPLLPLFSPIKPVQTSKTLASSSSSSSSSGAETPKQAFFHLYHPLGSQHPFSAGGVGRSHKPTPAPSPALPGSTDQLIASPHLAFPSTTGLLAAQCLGAARGLEATASPGLLKPKNGSGELSYGEVMGPLEKPGGRHKCRFCAKVFGSDSALQIHLRSHTGERPYKCNVCGNRFTTRGNLKVHFHRHREKYPHVQMNPHPVPEHLDYVITSSGLPYGMSVPPEKAEEEAATPGGGVERKPLVASTTALSATESLTLLSTSAGTATAPGLPAFNKFVLMKAVEPKNKADENTPPGSEGSAISGVAESSTATRMQLSKLVTSLPSWALLTNHFKSTGSFPFPYVLEPLGASPSETSKLQQLVEKIDRQGAVAVTSTASGAPTTSAPAPSSSASSGPNQCVICLRVLSCPRALRLHYGQHGGERPFKCKVCGRAFSTRGNLRAHFVGHKASPAARAQNSCPICQKKFTNAVTLQQHVRMHLGGQIPNGGTALPEGGGAAQENGSKQSTVSGAGSFPQQQSQQPSPEEELSEEEEEEDEEEEEDVTDEDSLAGRGSESGGEKAISVRGDSEEASGAEEEVGTVAAAATAGKEMDSNEKATQQSSLPPPPPPDSLDQPQPMEQGSSDVLGGKEEGGKPERSSSPASALTPEGEGTSVTLVEELSLQEAMRKEPGESSSRKACEVCGQAFPSQAALEEHQKTHPKEGPLFTCVFCRQGFLERATLKKHMLLAHHQNQYVAFLSSGLPMKPWNSSSTSTTTPSLAPPVLFGLGTVAGKVPPTMGSREAKEKTAPLLFQPPAPKAVPEKPIIDKK; from the exons ATGGCGCACGAATCCGGGAGGAGCTCTTGTCTCGGGGTGCCCTGCGGGGAGCCGGCAGAGCTCGGAG GTGATGCTAGCGAGGAGGATCACCCCCAAGTCTGTGCCAAGTGCTGCGCACAATTCACTGACCCAGCTGAATTCCTCGCCCACCAGAACGCATGTTCTACTGACCCTCCTGTAATGGTGATAATTGGGGGCCAGGAGAACCCCAACAACTCTTCGGCCTCCTCTGAACCCCGGCCTGAGGGTCACAATAATCCTCAGGTCATGGACACAGAGCATAGCAACCCCCCAGATTCTGGGTCCTCCGTGCCCACGGATCCCACCTGGGgcccagagaggagaggagaggagtctTCAGGGCATTTCCTGGTCGCTGCCACAGGTACAGCGGCTGGGGGAGGCGGGGGCCTGATCTTGGCCAGTCCCAAGCTGGGAGCAACCCCATTACCTCCAGAATCGACCCCTgcaccccctcctcctccaccaccccctccacccccaggggTAGGCAGTGGCCACTTGAATATCCCCCTGATCTTGGAAGAGCTACGGGTGCTGCAGCAGCGGCAGATCCATCAGATGCAGATGACTGAGCAAATCTGCAGGCAGGTGCTGTTGCTTGGCTCCTTAGGCCAGACGGTTGGTGCCCCTGCCAGTCCCTCAGAGCTACCTGGGACAGGGACTGCCTCTTCCACCAAGCCCCTACTACCCCTCTTCAGCCCCATCAAGCCTGTGCAAACCAGCAAGACACtggcatcttcctcctcctcctcttcctcttcaggGGCAGAAACGCCCAAGCAGGCCTTCTTCCACCTTTACCACCCACTGGGGTCACAGCATCCTTTCTCTGCTGGAGGGGTTGGGCGAAGCCACAAACCCacccctgccccttccccagccttgccAGGCAGCACAGATCAGCTGATTGCCTCGCCTCATCTGGCATTCCCAAGCACCACGGGACTACTGGCAGCACAGTGTCTTGGGGCAGCCCGAGGCCTTGAGGCCACTGCCTCCCCAGGGCTCCTGAAGCCAAAGAATGGAAGTGGTGAGCTGAGCTACGGAGAAGTGATGGGTCCCTTGGAGAAGCCTGGTGGAAGGCACAAATGCCGCTTCTGTGCCAAAGTATTTGGCAGTGACAGTGCCCTGCAGATCCACCTTCGTTCCCACACGGGTGAGAGGCCCTATAAGTGCAATGTCTGTGGAAACCGTTTTACCACCCGTGGCAACCTCAAAGTGCATTTCCATCGGCATCGTGAGAAGTACCCACATGTGCAGATGAACCCACACCCAGTACCAGAGCACCTAGACTATGTCATTACCAGCAGTGGCTTGCCTTATGGTATGTCCGTGCCACCAGAGAAGGCCGAGGAGGAGGCAGCCACTCCAGGTGGAGGGGTTGAGCGCAAGCCTCTGGTGGCCTCCACAACAGCACTCAGTGCCACAGAGAGCCTGACTCTGCTCTCCACCAGTGCAGGCACAGCCACGGCTCCAGGACTCCCTGCTTTCAATAAGTTTGTGCTCATGAAAGCAGTGGAACCCAAGAATAAAGCTGATGAAAACACCCCCCCAGGGAGTGAGGGCTCAGCCATCAGTGGAGTGGCAGAAAGTAGCACGGCAACTCGCATGCAACTAAGTAAGTTGGTGACTTCACTGCCAAGCTGGGCACTGCTTACCAACCACTTCAAGTCCACTGGCAGCTTCCCCTTCCCCTATGTGCTAGAGCCCTTGGGGGCCTCACCCTCTGAGACATCAAAGCTGCAGCAACTGGTAGAAAAGATTGACCGGCAAGGAGCTGTGGCAGTGACCTCAACTGCCTCAGGAGCCCCCACCACCTCTGCCCCTGCACCTTCATCCTCAGCCTCTTCTGGACCTAACCAGTGTGTCATCTGTCTCCGGGTGCTTAGCTGTCCTCGGGCCCTACGCCTTCATTATGGCCAACATGGAGGTGAGAGGCCGTTCAAATGCAAAGTGTGTGGCAGAGCCTTCTCCACCAGGGGTAATCTGCGTGCACATTTCGTGGGTCACAAGGCCAGTCCAGCTGCCCGGGCACAGAATTCCTGCCCCATCTGCCAGAAGAAGTTCACCAATGCTGTCACTCTGCAGCAGCATGTCCGGATGCACCTGGGGGGCCAGATCCCCAATGGTGGTACTGCACTCCCTGAAGGTGGAGGAGCTGCTCAGGAGAATGGCTCCAAGCAATCTACAGTCTCCGGGGCAGGGAGTTTCCCCCAGCAGCAGTCCCAGCAGCCATCACCGGAAGAGGAGTtgtctgaggaggaggaagaggaggatgaggaagaagaggaagatgtgACTGATGAAGATTCCCTGGCAGGGAGAGGCTCAGAGAGTGGAGGTGAGAAGGCAATATCAGTGAGAGGTGATTCAGAAGAGGCATCTGGGgcagaggaggaggtggggacaGTGGCGGCAGCAGCCACAGCTGGGAAGGAGATGGACAGTAATGAGAAAGCTACTCAACAGTCTTCTTtgccaccaccgccaccacctgACAGCCTGGATCAGCCTCAGCCAATGGAGCAGGGAAGCAGTGATGTTTTAGGAGGCAAGGAAGAGGGGGGCAAACCGGAGAGAAGCTCAAGTCCGGCATCAGCACTCACCCCAGAAGGGGAAGGCACCAGCGTGACCTTGGTAGAGGAGCTGAGCCTGCAGGAGGCAATGAGAAAGGAGCCAGGAGAGAGCAGCAGCAGAAAGGCCTGCGAAGTGTGTGGCCAGGCCTTTCCCTCCCAGGCAGCTCTGGAGGAGCATCAGAAGACCCACCCCAAGGAGGGGCCGCTCTTCACTTGTGTTTTCTGCAGGCAGGGCTTTCTTGAGCGGGCTACCCTCAAGAAGCATATGCTACTGGCACACCACCAG AACCAGTATGTGGCATTCCTGTCAAGTGGCCTGCCCATGAAGCCCTGGAATTCCAGCTCCACCTCCACTACCACTCCAAGCCTGGCCCCACCAGTGCTGTTTGGCCTAGGAACTGTGGCTGGGAAGGTGCCTCCAACAATGGGATCCAGGGAAGCCAAGGAGAAGACAGCCCCCCTGCTATTTCAGCCTCCTGCACCCAAGGCAGTGCCTGAGAAGCCCATCATAGACAAGAAGTAG